From a single Haladaptatus caseinilyticus genomic region:
- a CDS encoding apurinic/apyrimidinic endonuclease family protein: protein MVTLSAYLNMVFDEGTLAERIDRVANVGFDGFELYGWDADFEAITARADVNNLEFVYLSGNRPSLNDPTTVDEVVEQVKETIVLAEDFDCRNLNVKAGNTLSDVPAEFNAKQW, encoded by the coding sequence ATGGTCACACTCTCTGCGTACCTGAACATGGTGTTCGACGAAGGGACGCTAGCTGAGCGCATCGACCGCGTCGCAAACGTGGGATTTGACGGGTTCGAACTGTACGGGTGGGATGCTGACTTCGAAGCTATCACAGCGCGAGCTGATGTCAACAACCTTGAATTCGTTTACCTCTCCGGCAACCGACCGTCGTTGAACGATCCGACAACGGTGGACGAGGTGGTCGAACAAGTCAAGGAGACCATCGTTCTCGCCGAAGATTTCGATTGTCGAAACTTGAACGTCAAGGCCGGTAACACACTCTCGGACGTTCCAGCGGAATTCAACGCCAAACAGTGGTAG
- a CDS encoding sugar phosphate isomerase/epimerase family protein translates to MVHTAINVYSVRELNESVPDVLERVADAGYDGIQFSGQHTPLDGNPEEIHETLAETGLDVIAAHVGTDLFEKNLDRVIDTYETVSVSEAVVPYLPPEGFTSISNVERTVERLEKLATELDAYGWNLHYHNHDHEFVDVDGESAFNHLLEATDIDIELDVGWALAGGHEPVELLGRLGNRASLVHFKDVKLDREARRGGHPVEIGTGDVDMAACADAARNAGVEWFIYEHDNPNDPEASIEHGAEFLASL, encoded by the coding sequence ATGGTTCACACAGCAATCAATGTTTACAGTGTCCGAGAACTCAACGAGTCGGTTCCGGATGTACTCGAACGAGTTGCGGACGCAGGCTATGACGGGATTCAGTTCTCCGGCCAACACACCCCACTCGATGGAAACCCAGAAGAGATCCATGAGACACTCGCGGAAACGGGCCTCGACGTGATCGCAGCGCACGTGGGTACTGACCTCTTCGAGAAAAATCTCGATCGCGTGATCGACACGTACGAGACCGTCAGCGTCTCCGAGGCAGTCGTCCCGTACCTCCCACCCGAAGGCTTCACCTCGATTTCGAACGTCGAGCGGACAGTCGAGCGTCTCGAAAAACTTGCTACCGAACTCGACGCGTACGGTTGGAATCTTCACTACCACAATCACGATCACGAGTTCGTCGATGTCGATGGGGAGAGCGCCTTCAATCACCTCCTTGAAGCAACAGACATCGACATCGAACTCGACGTTGGATGGGCCCTCGCCGGCGGTCATGAACCTGTGGAGTTGCTCGGCCGTCTCGGCAACCGTGCCTCGTTAGTTCATTTCAAAGATGTCAAGCTCGATCGGGAGGCTAGACGCGGCGGCCATCCGGTCGAGATCGGCACCGGAGACGTGGATATGGCGGCATGCGCGGACGCCGCCCGTAATGCCGGGGTCGAGTGGTTCATCTACGAACACGATAATCCTAACGACCCGGAGGCATCGATCGAGCACGGTGCGGAATTCCTCGCCAGCTTGTAG
- a CDS encoding IclR family transcriptional regulator — protein MTPSTKKAKNKIKSIDTSFDIIEYLMEEDGAGVTELADNLGRSKSTIHCHLNTLEQRRYVTQVDDVYRVGLRFLNLGGYAAQSNEIYRLTRSEVDELAAETGLAAQLVVEEHGKGIFVHQSRGNKAVQTDSRIGTERYLHCTAFGKAMLAYYSPERVRDILDRHGMSEQTAKTTTSPEELLKECEEIRSRNAAFDDNEQIEGIRCVAVPILTNTEDVLGAISVSGSTRHMDNETFRKKIPELIQHTVRVIEINYANI, from the coding sequence ATGACTCCAAGCACGAAAAAAGCAAAAAACAAAATAAAATCAATCGACACATCTTTCGATATCATTGAATACCTCATGGAAGAGGATGGTGCTGGAGTGACTGAACTGGCGGATAACTTGGGCCGCTCTAAGAGTACGATACACTGCCATCTAAACACACTCGAACAACGTCGGTACGTGACACAAGTCGATGACGTGTACCGAGTTGGATTGCGGTTTTTAAATCTTGGTGGGTACGCGGCACAATCCAACGAGATTTATCGACTTACGAGAAGCGAAGTGGACGAGCTCGCAGCTGAAACGGGGCTCGCTGCCCAGCTCGTTGTCGAAGAGCATGGCAAGGGAATATTCGTTCATCAATCGAGAGGCAACAAAGCAGTCCAAACGGATTCTCGTATCGGTACTGAACGGTATCTACACTGTACGGCGTTTGGAAAGGCGATGCTTGCATACTATTCGCCTGAACGAGTGAGAGACATTCTCGATAGACACGGAATGAGTGAACAAACCGCGAAAACGACAACGTCTCCGGAAGAATTATTAAAGGAATGTGAGGAAATTCGGTCACGCAACGCGGCGTTCGACGATAACGAACAGATTGAAGGGATTCGGTGCGTTGCGGTGCCGATCCTGACGAACACGGAAGACGTTCTCGGAGCGATCAGCGTTTCTGGATCGACTCGTCACATGGATAATGAAACGTTTCGAAAGAAAATCCCCGAGTTGATCCAGCACACTGTGCGCGTTATCGAGATCAATTACGCGAATATTTGA
- a CDS encoding TIM barrel protein produces MVEVFRRVAPVAEKSNVTLLLEPLNTRVDHPGHFVSTARDGVEIIKEVSSPAVRVLYDIYHEQIMAGDIIHTFQKYVEYIGHVHIADNPGRHEPGMGELDYENILESIADSEYDGYIGCEFTPTGDPEKALEHVRSLL; encoded by the coding sequence GTGGTAGAGGTATTCCGACGAGTAGCACCGGTCGCCGAAAAATCCAACGTGACGTTATTGCTCGAACCGTTGAACACGCGAGTCGATCACCCCGGCCATTTCGTGAGTACCGCTCGAGATGGCGTAGAAATAATCAAGGAAGTAAGTAGCCCTGCCGTGCGAGTCCTCTACGATATCTATCACGAACAGATCATGGCAGGCGATATCATTCACACCTTTCAAAAATACGTGGAATACATTGGGCACGTCCACATCGCTGACAATCCAGGTCGCCACGAACCCGGAATGGGTGAACTGGACTACGAAAACATCCTCGAATCAATCGCGGACAGCGAATATGACGGATACATCGGCTGTGAGTTCACACCAACCGGCGATCCGGAGAAGGCGCTTGAACACGTTCGGTCGCTTCTCTGA
- a CDS encoding mannonate dehydratase — MENDRIDTELSRDSDVRVGVRTRTLSKDRLRYIRQLGVTDIFVDHADTDEEPDEFNDRDGSDTVSVGRDAIPSVSELETARERVEAEGLSLTGIQSLPYSLYGDIMFGREGSEESLEQITTLIRNLGEADIPILGYQWNPRGVVPMRTDPVKTRGQALGTGFNLAEIDDPNALAPGLDRKYTESEFWDNYRGFLETILPVAEKAGVDLALHPVDPPILESLGGIPRLFRNVRNFERAMSLVPSDNHGLKLCLGCFSQMGEDVSEVLHRFGKRDQIVFIHFRDVVGTVPEFHETFVDTGNFDTVEVVRTLHDIGFDGVVIPDHVPKMVGDDDWRHRARGFTVGYLRGVIDTVRS; from the coding sequence ATGGAGAACGATCGAATTGATACAGAGTTGAGCCGAGATTCCGATGTCCGGGTCGGTGTCCGGACACGTACCCTCTCGAAGGATCGTCTTCGATACATCCGTCAATTAGGTGTAACAGACATATTCGTCGATCACGCAGATACCGACGAGGAACCCGATGAATTCAACGACCGGGATGGGTCAGATACCGTTTCCGTCGGCCGAGACGCGATTCCCTCGGTCTCGGAGTTAGAAACAGCCCGCGAGCGGGTCGAAGCAGAGGGTCTGAGTCTCACAGGCATCCAATCGCTTCCCTATTCGCTATATGGCGATATCATGTTTGGTCGAGAAGGGAGCGAAGAGTCGCTTGAACAGATTACGACCCTCATTCGGAATCTCGGGGAAGCCGACATCCCTATTTTAGGGTATCAATGGAACCCGCGCGGTGTCGTACCGATGCGGACGGATCCAGTGAAAACGCGTGGTCAAGCGCTCGGAACTGGGTTCAATCTCGCCGAAATCGATGACCCGAATGCTCTCGCCCCCGGACTTGATCGGAAGTATACTGAATCCGAATTTTGGGATAACTACCGTGGGTTTCTCGAGACGATTCTTCCAGTTGCCGAGAAAGCAGGTGTCGACCTCGCACTGCATCCAGTCGACCCACCCATATTAGAGTCGCTCGGCGGTATCCCTCGGTTGTTCCGTAACGTCAGGAACTTCGAGCGTGCGATGAGCCTAGTTCCGAGTGACAATCACGGTTTGAAGCTGTGTTTGGGCTGTTTTTCCCAGATGGGTGAAGACGTCTCCGAGGTCCTCCATCGATTCGGCAAGCGTGATCAAATCGTTTTTATCCATTTTCGAGACGTCGTAGGAACAGTTCCGGAGTTCCACGAAACTTTCGTCGATACGGGGAATTTCGATACTGTCGAGGTAGTTCGAACCCTCCACGACATCGGTTTTGATGGAGTCGTTATTCCGGATCACGTTCCGAAGATGGTTGGGGACGATGATTGGCGTCACCGTGCCCGTGGGTTTACCGTGGGATATCTTCGCGGAGTTATCGATACCGTGCGATCGTAA
- a CDS encoding type 2 periplasmic-binding domain-containing protein, producing the protein MSLAAAMGAGSLAGCSGGSGGGSGGGSDKITVWSDAFDSQTPKLKKLMSDSVDMKVGFSDMRYDSIKKKYLTGAKTGTPDIVEATPNHRGDYVSAELIEPLTDRVDKLDYKDGYTGLDTMKYNGDIWALPYIGNGRGFVYRQDILKKYGFDVPDKWSDFVEMGAEITKKEDGMHGFTLTSQKGNTRGLQEFLSFLFQRVDTIFEPDGDEWKLVPTAEDFGIVFKEYFWDPFYKTDKPATDPNARGIDSLAHDIAYVNGNYAAISTGPWIPGLASGSDDTNKQAMKNYRNSVATHNPRVEGGEKGTYMEVKPVFLNKNSKSKGDAWKVVKAATSPEGIKTFLEEDPGNLPAHEDVEWKVPEQTNNPDWKGFKEVFKTGKSYGFWSVSKVSTTWFDLSQKVMYNDIDPMKAGKQLHEEWSSKAGEI; encoded by the coding sequence ATGAGCCTCGCCGCTGCAATGGGAGCCGGCAGCCTTGCTGGATGCTCTGGTGGAAGCGGTGGTGGTAGCGGTGGCGGTTCGGATAAAATTACTGTCTGGTCTGATGCGTTCGACTCCCAAACGCCGAAACTCAAGAAATTGATGAGCGACTCGGTGGACATGAAGGTCGGATTTTCGGACATGCGCTATGACAGTATCAAAAAGAAGTACCTCACCGGAGCAAAAACTGGAACACCCGATATCGTCGAAGCGACGCCGAACCACCGGGGTGATTACGTCTCTGCGGAGTTAATCGAACCGCTAACTGACCGGGTAGACAAATTGGATTATAAGGACGGCTACACCGGTTTAGATACGATGAAATACAACGGGGATATCTGGGCCCTCCCCTACATCGGAAACGGTCGGGGCTTCGTCTACCGGCAGGATATACTTAAAAAATATGGCTTTGATGTTCCTGATAAGTGGTCGGATTTCGTCGAAATGGGCGCTGAAATCACCAAGAAGGAGGACGGAATGCACGGATTCACGCTCACCAGTCAGAAAGGGAATACCCGTGGCCTCCAGGAGTTCCTGTCGTTCCTCTTCCAGCGGGTCGATACAATCTTCGAACCGGATGGTGACGAGTGGAAACTGGTGCCAACTGCCGAGGACTTCGGCATCGTCTTCAAGGAGTACTTTTGGGACCCCTTCTACAAAACGGATAAACCCGCGACGGATCCGAACGCGAGAGGAATCGATTCCCTCGCTCACGACATCGCCTACGTGAACGGAAATTACGCTGCGATCTCCACTGGCCCGTGGATTCCAGGACTGGCGAGCGGTTCGGACGATACCAACAAACAAGCGATGAAGAACTATCGGAACAGCGTCGCGACACACAATCCCCGGGTCGAAGGCGGCGAGAAAGGAACGTACATGGAAGTAAAGCCCGTATTCTTGAACAAGAATTCGAAGAGCAAGGGTGATGCGTGGAAGGTGGTTAAAGCGGCCACGAGTCCGGAAGGAATCAAAACGTTCCTCGAAGAGGATCCGGGTAATCTCCCGGCCCACGAGGACGTCGAATGGAAGGTTCCAGAGCAGACGAACAATCCCGATTGGAAGGGGTTCAAGGAGGTCTTCAAAACCGGGAAATCCTACGGATTTTGGAGTGTCAGTAAAGTTTCAACGACTTGGTTCGACCTCTCACAAAAGGTGATGTACAACGACATCGATCCGATGAAGGCGGGTAAGCAACTCCATGAAGAGTGGTCTAGCAAAGCAGGGGAAATCTAA
- a CDS encoding aldo/keto reductase translates to MLARGFLAGKYERIDPIDADSRRFTEERRPKKHFSDAAWTVLEEVHSLANERDATPAQIRPAWLLHKDVVTSLIDPTWSSEEL, encoded by the coding sequence TTGCTCGCCCGTGGTTTCCTCGCTGGTAAGTACGAACGTATCGACCCCATCGATGCCGATTCGAGGCGGTTCACGGAGGAGAGGCGCCCCAAGAAACACTTTTCGGATGCCGCATGGACGGTGCTCGAGGAGGTCCACTCGCTCGCAAACGAGCGGGATGCAACTCCGGCACAGATTCGCCCTGCATGGTTGCTGCACAAGGACGTAGTGACTTCACTGATCGACCCGACGTGGTCTTCGGAGGAACTGTGA